From the Micromonospora echinospora genome, the window GAGATTGTCCTCGCCGCCGTACACGTCCAGGCCGACTCTCGGCGCGTCGTCGTAGAAGGTGCGCAGGATCCACAGGGCGAACAACAGGGTGTGCAGATTCTTCTGCGCGGACACGCGCCCGATGTAGGCCAGCCGCGCAGGCCCGGGCCTCGCGTGCCTTTTTTCGCAGGCAACTTTGAACTGGTCCACCAGCGGAAACGGGATCACGCAGACCTGGGCGTTGGGGAAGGATCGGCGGGTCGCGACTGCCTCCGCATGACAGGCCGTGACGAACACGTCCTTCTCGGTCAGGACGTTCGCCAGCTCACCGAAGGCGTGGAAGCCTTCGGTGGCGTCCCCCTGAACGTAGATGGTCATCGGCGCGGCTGCCTTCATCCGCGTCCGGAGAAGGAGCGCGGTCCGTACCGTCCCCGGCGTCACGGAGGTGATGACGATGCGCTTCAACCAGGGGGCGGAGGCCAGCAGATCCTGCTCGATGGCCGATGGCAGGGGTACGCAGAGAATCCGAACGGTCTCCTGCCGGGAGCGGCCGATGGCGGTCCAGACGTTCTCGATGGCCGGGGTGATTTCCTGAAGGCTCCACCACCAGTCTTTCTCCCGCGTGGTCAGCACCAAGATGTCGTCCTCGCTCGACACGTGCTTCCTCACAATCTGATGTCGGACCTGCCTGGCCGATTCGCCCAGCTTCAGGTGCGGCCGGCCAGCGCCGACTTCACGGACGCATCAAGGATCTCCAGTGCCCGATCGATGTCGCCGCCGGTGACGGAGAGCGGAGGCAGGAGCTTGACGACCTCGCCGTCACGTCCGCAGGTCTCCACCAGAAGACCGCGCTCGAACGCAGCCGCGCTGATCTGGTCGGCCGTGTCGCCGTCACCGGTTTGCAGGCCCCAGGCGAGGCCACGGCCCCGGATGGTGAGCCCCGTTTCGGGATAGGAGGCCCGGATCTGTTCGAGGCCGACGGCGACGCGTTCGCCCTTGGTCCTCGTGGACTTCACCAGCTCCTCGTCGCTCCAATAGGCCCGCAGCGCCTCGGCGCCGGTCACGAACGCCAGGCTGAACCCGCGGAAGGTGCCGTTGTGCTCGCCCGGCTTCCACACGTCCAACTCGGGCCGGATCAACGTGAGTGCCATCGGAAGCCCGTAGCCGCTGATGCTCTTCGACAGGCACACGATGTCCGGCTCGATCCCGGCGTCCTCGAAGCTGAAGAAAGGACCGACGCGACCGCAGCCCATCTGGATGTCATCGACGATGAGGACGATCCCATGCCGCCGGCAGACGGCCGAGAGCTCCCGCAGCCATGGGATGCGGGCGACGTTGATCCCGCCCTCGCCCTGCACCGTCTCCACGATGACGGCGGCCGTACCGGCGAGGCCGCCGGCAGAGTCGGCCAGCATGTCCTCAAACCCGTTGGTGCCGGTGAGTTGCTGCTCGTAGGGCAGCTCCAGGCAGTGTGCGAGCGAGGTACCGGCGCTGAGGCGGACCGCCGGATTGCCGTTCACCGACAGCGCGCCCAAGGTCATGCCGTGGAACGCGTTGCGGAAGTAGGCCACCCACTTCCGTCCGGTGGCCTTGCGCGCCAGCTTGAGGGCCGCTTCCACCGCGTTGGCACCGGCGGGCCCGGGGAAGACCACCTTGTAGTCCAGCCCTCGCGGAGCGAGGATCTTCTCCTCCAGCGTCTCCAGCAGGTTCGCCTTGGCCGCAGTGAACATGTCGAGGGCGTGCGTCACCCCGTCCTGCTCCAGATAGCTGATGAGCGCCCGCTTGAGAACGGGATCGTTGTGGCCGTAGTTGAGGGTGCCGGCCCCGGCGAAGAAATCCAGATACGGTGTTTCATCCACTCCGTAGAGCCAACTGCCCGCTGCCCGCCCGAAAACCGCCGGCCACCTCCGGCTGTAGCTACGTACCTCTGACTCGCGCCGATCGAAGATGCTCATGAAAAATCCGCCTGTCGCGCGTCGTGGTGTGGCTTTCGTGATCGCGTCACAATTTCCCCGTTGCCCACAGCAGTGCTGACGCGGCGGCGGACGCCTTGTGGTATGCCTGCCTCGGCACGAGCGACGTGGCGCTGGCCCCGTCCAGGACGTCGGAGGTCACCTCTTGGCCCCGGACCGCGGGCAGATCGTGCATGAACACTGCTTCGGTCGAGCCGGAGAAGCGCCTCATCGTGTCCTTGGTGACGGCGAACGGGGCGAATTGGGAAAGCCATTCCGGGTCCTGGCGTGCCTCGCTCATCGAATGCCACCGTGCGGTGTAGACAGCGTCCACCGGATCCGGCGCGTCCGGCAACGTGGCATGCTGGCGAACAACGTCTTCACCCCGTACGGCATTCAGTGAATCGATTTCTCCCGCGGAAAATCCCAAGCCGTCCGGGCTGTACACGTCGAGGCTCTGGAACGGCATCTTGCAGGAGAGCAACGCCAGCGCCCGAGCCGTGTTGTTCACCTCACCCAGATATGCCAGGCGAAGATTCTCCACCTTGCCGAAATGCTCGCGCAGCGCACAGAGATCTGCGATCGCCTGAGTCGGATGCTCCTCGTAGGTAAGGG encodes:
- the ectB gene encoding diaminobutyrate--2-oxoglutarate transaminase; translated protein: MSIFDRRESEVRSYSRRWPAVFGRAAGSWLYGVDETPYLDFFAGAGTLNYGHNDPVLKRALISYLEQDGVTHALDMFTAAKANLLETLEEKILAPRGLDYKVVFPGPAGANAVEAALKLARKATGRKWVAYFRNAFHGMTLGALSVNGNPAVRLSAGTSLAHCLELPYEQQLTGTNGFEDMLADSAGGLAGTAAVIVETVQGEGGINVARIPWLRELSAVCRRHGIVLIVDDIQMGCGRVGPFFSFEDAGIEPDIVCLSKSISGYGLPMALTLIRPELDVWKPGEHNGTFRGFSLAFVTGAEALRAYWSDEELVKSTRTKGERVAVGLEQIRASYPETGLTIRGRGLAWGLQTGDGDTADQISAAAFERGLLVETCGRDGEVVKLLPPLSVTGGDIDRALEILDASVKSALAGRT
- a CDS encoding ornithine carbamoyltransferase, giving the protein MVVSVIARHPNRRAMLSLADLSTEDVSEISDTAFRYGQTPQNFAGRLAGTRLGLLFTAPSTRTRLSFWGAGLTLGCDMLHLSKDDIQISTGETWIDTGAILANHLDVVVARTNGPQHELADLAVHVPATINALTYEEHPTQAIADLCALREHFGKVENLRLAYLGEVNNTARALALLSCKMPFQSLDVYSPDGLGFSAGEIDSLNAVRGEDVVRQHATLPDAPDPVDAVYTARWHSMSEARQDPEWLSQFAPFAVTKDTMRRFSGSTEAVFMHDLPAVRGQEVTSDVLDGASATSLVPRQAYHKASAAASALLWATGKL